The Croceicoccus marinus genome contains a region encoding:
- a CDS encoding YjgN family protein yields the protein MAGGFGADGRMPDGGDPAEAVDAPASAFVFEGSWREFAPIAFTNLLLTIVTLGIYRFWATTRERQYLWSRSRFIDEHLEWTGTGKELFFGFLLVTVLILVPFGVIQLIAQGLIFRGQGGIAAGVFIAMFGLLFYFSGVARFRALRYRLGRTHWRGIRGGSHDPGIRYGLSHMWKYALGYGAIGLMVPWAMVSLWNERWAHMSFGQLRFRSEADFSPLMKRYLLFYLAPLILLIVGFLGIGAIALGIGAAGDFDREELAWGALGGLIAIGFVAFYLLWGLAYLFFYAKYLRVVISEMRLGDDISFGFSASTKDWFRLILGDAGLVLVTLGVGWIFLSYRHWKFFITHLEAYGVIDPEILMQSDTPMARHGEGLLDAFDMGAI from the coding sequence ATGGCTGGCGGTTTTGGCGCGGATGGCCGCATGCCTGACGGGGGCGACCCCGCAGAGGCCGTGGACGCCCCCGCATCGGCCTTTGTCTTCGAAGGAAGCTGGCGCGAGTTTGCGCCCATCGCCTTTACCAACCTGCTGCTGACCATCGTCACCCTGGGCATCTACCGCTTCTGGGCCACCACGCGCGAGCGGCAATATCTGTGGAGCCGCAGCCGCTTCATCGACGAGCATCTCGAATGGACGGGCACCGGCAAGGAACTGTTCTTCGGCTTCCTGCTGGTCACCGTGCTGATCCTGGTACCGTTCGGCGTGATCCAGCTTATCGCCCAGGGGCTGATCTTTCGCGGCCAGGGCGGGATCGCAGCGGGCGTGTTCATCGCCATGTTCGGGCTGCTGTTCTATTTTTCCGGCGTCGCGCGCTTTCGCGCCCTGCGCTATCGGCTGGGCCGCACGCATTGGCGCGGCATTCGCGGCGGCAGCCATGATCCGGGTATCCGATACGGCCTGTCCCACATGTGGAAATATGCGCTTGGCTATGGCGCGATAGGGCTGATGGTGCCTTGGGCGATGGTATCGCTATGGAACGAGCGTTGGGCGCACATGAGCTTCGGCCAGCTGCGCTTCAGGAGCGAGGCGGATTTCTCGCCGCTGATGAAGCGCTATCTGCTGTTCTATCTTGCGCCGCTGATCCTGCTGATCGTCGGTTTCCTTGGCATCGGGGCGATCGCCTTGGGCATTGGCGCGGCGGGTGACTTCGACCGCGAGGAACTGGCGTGGGGTGCGCTTGGCGGGCTGATCGCGATCGGCTTCGTTGCCTTCTATCTGCTGTGGGGCCTTGCCTACCTGTTCTTCTATGCCAAGTACCTGCGCGTCGTGATCAGCGAGATGCGGCTGGGCGACGACATCAGCTTCGGCTTTTCGGCCAGCACGAAGGACTGGTTCCGCCTGATCCTGGGCGATGCCGGGCTGGTGCTGGTGACGCTGGGTGTCGGCTGGATCTTCCTTTCCTATCGTCACTGGAAGTTTTTCATCACCCATCTGGAAGCCTATGGCGTGATCGATCCCGAAATCCTGATGCAGTCCGACACCCCGATGGCGCGCCACGGCGAGGGGCTGCTCGACGCGTTCGACATGGGCGCGATCTGA
- a CDS encoding M48 family metallopeptidase, producing the protein MADRVEASWYDGLTARKREGVAVLAGDRLLLTEDDGTQVALPLQDLRLVERRADGLILTLNDNRGFRLRLPGPIPADMAARLPGENRYGHWIDRLGLPRAAVLFAGISAAALAVVLTLPSWLGPLVPASWERRAGDAVIGDMGNTLCRTPAGDAALRQLSAAIDPQRPLTRVDIANIDMVNAVALPGGRVVVFDGLVQEAESADELAGVVAHEIGHVRERHVMQALLRQFGLSILLGGFNSNVGSGIFGIASTSYTRSAEREADDYARERLAAADISPLGAAAFFERLSEEHGDGPDWAAWVATHPAPSQRQAQFERAAREGADYDPALSQQEFGALKSMCEQDADVEEFYF; encoded by the coding sequence ATGGCGGACCGGGTGGAGGCCAGCTGGTACGACGGGCTGACCGCGCGCAAGCGCGAGGGCGTGGCCGTGCTGGCGGGCGACCGATTGCTGCTGACCGAGGATGACGGCACGCAAGTCGCCCTGCCGCTGCAGGACCTGCGCCTTGTCGAGCGGCGGGCCGACGGCCTGATACTGACATTGAACGACAATCGCGGCTTTCGCTTGCGGCTGCCGGGTCCGATCCCTGCCGATATGGCGGCGCGGCTGCCGGGCGAGAATCGCTATGGTCACTGGATCGACCGGCTGGGCCTGCCGCGCGCGGCGGTGCTGTTTGCCGGGATCAGCGCGGCGGCGCTGGCGGTTGTGCTGACGCTGCCAAGCTGGCTGGGGCCGCTGGTCCCCGCATCGTGGGAACGGCGCGCGGGCGATGCGGTGATCGGCGACATGGGCAATACGCTGTGCCGCACCCCCGCGGGCGACGCCGCGCTGCGGCAGCTTTCGGCCGCAATCGATCCCCAGCGTCCGCTGACCCGCGTCGACATCGCCAATATCGACATGGTCAATGCCGTCGCCCTGCCCGGCGGGCGCGTTGTGGTGTTCGACGGGCTGGTGCAGGAAGCGGAAAGCGCGGACGAGCTGGCGGGCGTCGTCGCGCATGAGATCGGCCATGTGCGCGAACGCCACGTGATGCAGGCGCTGCTGCGGCAGTTCGGCCTCTCGATCCTGCTGGGCGGGTTCAATTCGAACGTCGGCAGCGGCATCTTCGGCATCGCGTCGACCAGCTACACGCGATCGGCCGAGCGCGAGGCCGACGATTACGCGCGCGAGCGGCTGGCGGCGGCGGACATATCCCCGCTGGGCGCGGCGGCGTTTTTCGAACGGCTGAGCGAAGAGCATGGCGACGGCCCCGACTGGGCGGCATGGGTCGCGACCCATCCAGCGCCGTCGCAGCGGCAGGCGCAGTTCGAACGCGCGGCACGTGAGGGCGCCGATTACGATCCCGCCCTGTCGCAGCAGGAATTCGGCGCGCTGAAATCCATGTGCGAACAGGACGCCGATGTCGAAGAATTCTATTTCTGA
- a CDS encoding alpha/beta hydrolase yields the protein MSETAATLPEISRCPGPGGLTLAFRHAEGVGPLIVFLPGYMSDMAGSKAEAVLQWAAGHGRGCLLLDYSGCGNSAGRFADGTLSRWRDEVLHLIGQAGAGTAERPVLLIGSSMGGWLMLLVARALIEAKGDAVLAGMVGIAAAPDFTRWGYDEEQRALLASGRVLYEDNPYGPEPTPTHPGFFADAEAQLLLDEPLAIAAPTRLLHGQRDADVPWEISIRLAERLTGGNVRVLLVKDGDHRLSREQDIKLLLSTLQELLH from the coding sequence ATGAGCGAAACCGCTGCCACGCTGCCCGAAATAAGCCGCTGCCCCGGACCCGGCGGGCTGACGCTGGCCTTTCGCCATGCCGAGGGGGTCGGTCCACTGATCGTGTTCCTGCCCGGCTACATGTCCGACATGGCTGGGTCCAAAGCCGAAGCGGTGCTGCAATGGGCGGCGGGTCATGGGCGCGGCTGCCTGCTGCTCGACTATTCGGGCTGCGGCAACAGCGCGGGGCGTTTTGCTGACGGCACGTTGTCGCGCTGGCGGGACGAAGTCCTGCACCTGATCGGACAGGCTGGCGCGGGCACGGCGGAGCGGCCGGTGCTGCTGATCGGGTCGTCGATGGGTGGCTGGCTGATGCTGCTGGTCGCGCGCGCCCTGATCGAGGCGAAGGGCGACGCGGTTTTGGCGGGCATGGTCGGCATCGCCGCCGCGCCCGACTTTACCCGTTGGGGCTATGACGAGGAGCAGCGCGCCCTGCTGGCGAGCGGCAGGGTGCTTTATGAAGACAATCCCTATGGGCCAGAGCCGACGCCCACGCACCCCGGCTTCTTCGCCGATGCCGAGGCGCAGCTGCTGCTGGACGAGCCGCTGGCGATCGCCGCGCCGACCCGCCTGCTGCACGGGCAGCGCGACGCCGACGTGCCGTGGGAAATCTCGATCCGGCTGGCCGAAAGGCTCACGGGCGGGAACGTGCGCGTCCTGCTGGTGAAGGACGGGGACCACCGGCTGTCGCGCGAACAGGACATAAAGCTGTTGTTGTCCACGCTGCAAGAATTGCTCCATTGA
- a CDS encoding LLM class flavin-dependent oxidoreductase — protein sequence MTKLSVLDFVSIVEGGTASDALAASARLAAHAEAEGYHRFWLAEHHAMPGIASSAVSVCLAHIGHATSTIRIGSGGIMLPNHNPFVIAEQFGTLEALFPGRIDLGLGRAPGADGRIARMLRKDLHGAAENFPQDIVELQAIFAGDERLPLQATPGAGADIEMWILGSSLFGAQLAARLGLPYAFAAHFAPSQLDDALRVYREFFQPSEQCEKPHVMVGTNAYAAETSEEAYLLASSMDQSFVALRTGTPGKLPPPVPGYRDSLPPQAAATLNAMRSVSAIGTRAEVGEKLAALVRRTGADELVLAGNTYDPAAREKSLSLTMEAMKTALPA from the coding sequence ATGACAAAACTCTCCGTTCTCGATTTCGTGTCCATCGTCGAAGGCGGCACCGCTTCCGACGCGCTGGCAGCCAGCGCCCGCCTTGCCGCCCATGCCGAGGCCGAGGGGTATCACCGCTTCTGGCTGGCCGAGCATCACGCGATGCCGGGCATCGCCAGCAGCGCAGTGTCGGTGTGCCTGGCGCATATCGGCCATGCGACCAGCACGATCCGCATCGGATCGGGCGGGATCATGCTGCCCAACCACAATCCCTTCGTCATCGCCGAGCAGTTCGGCACGCTGGAGGCGCTGTTTCCCGGCCGCATCGACCTGGGCCTTGGCCGCGCGCCCGGCGCCGATGGACGCATCGCGCGCATGCTGCGCAAGGACCTGCACGGCGCGGCGGAAAATTTCCCGCAGGACATAGTCGAACTGCAGGCGATCTTCGCGGGCGACGAGCGGCTGCCGCTGCAGGCCACCCCCGGCGCGGGCGCGGATATCGAGATGTGGATCCTGGGCTCAAGCCTGTTCGGCGCGCAACTCGCCGCGCGGCTGGGCCTGCCCTATGCGTTCGCGGCCCATTTCGCACCCTCGCAGCTTGACGATGCGCTGCGCGTCTACCGCGAATTCTTCCAGCCGTCCGAGCAGTGCGAGAAGCCGCATGTGATGGTCGGCACCAATGCCTATGCCGCCGAAACGAGCGAGGAAGCCTATCTCCTCGCCTCGAGCATGGACCAGAGCTTCGTCGCGCTGCGCACCGGCACGCCGGGCAAGCTGCCGCCGCCGGTGCCGGGCTATCGCGACAGCCTGCCGCCGCAGGCCGCCGCAACGCTCAACGCCATGCGGTCAGTCAGCGCCATCGGTACGCGCGCCGAGGTGGGCGAGAAGCTGGCCGCGCTGGTCCGCCGCACCGGCGCGGACGAGCTTGTGCTGGCGGGCAATACATACGACCCCGCCGCGCGCGAGAAATCGCTGAGCCTGACCATGGAGGCGATGAAGACCGCCCTGCCCGCCTGA
- a CDS encoding NAD(P)/FAD-dependent oxidoreductase, producing the protein MKQADVIIVGAGHGGAAAALALRQGGFEGSVAMIGREKEPPYERPPLSKEYLAREKEFERLYIRPPQFWGEKDIELILGTSVTEIDARAKTVKLSNGEDMEYGRLIWAAGGDARRLSCSGAELGGVHSVRTRADVDRMMAEIDAGAKRCVVIGGGYIGLEAAAVLRKLGIEVVLVEMLDRVLARVAGETLSRFYEKEHRDHGVNIMLETGVDCILGDGDKVTGVRLSDGSEIDAEMVIVGIGIVPCIGALIVAGATGANGVDVDEYCRTSLDDIYAVGDCAAHANDYADGAVIRLESVQNANDMAKTAALAICGDKQPYRATPWFWSNQYDLKLQTVGLSMGFDQSVVRGDPDSRSFSIVYLRDGKVVALDCVNRVKDYVQGKKLVERHAVIDPALLADTDVALKEMAAG; encoded by the coding sequence ATGAAGCAAGCAGACGTCATCATCGTGGGCGCAGGCCATGGCGGCGCCGCCGCCGCGCTGGCCTTGCGCCAAGGCGGGTTCGAAGGTTCGGTCGCCATGATCGGGCGCGAGAAGGAGCCCCCCTACGAGCGTCCGCCGCTGTCCAAGGAATATCTCGCGCGCGAGAAGGAGTTCGAGCGGCTGTATATCCGTCCGCCCCAGTTCTGGGGCGAAAAGGACATCGAGCTGATCCTGGGCACCAGCGTCACCGAGATCGATGCGCGCGCCAAGACCGTGAAGCTGAGCAATGGCGAGGACATGGAATATGGCCGCCTGATCTGGGCGGCGGGCGGCGACGCGCGCCGGTTGTCCTGTTCGGGCGCCGAACTTGGCGGCGTGCATTCGGTGCGCACCCGCGCCGACGTCGACCGCATGATGGCCGAGATCGACGCGGGTGCGAAACGCTGCGTCGTCATCGGCGGGGGCTATATCGGCCTGGAAGCCGCCGCCGTGCTGCGCAAGCTGGGGATCGAGGTCGTGCTGGTCGAGATGCTCGACCGCGTGCTGGCGCGCGTGGCGGGCGAGACCTTGTCGCGCTTCTATGAAAAGGAACATCGCGACCACGGCGTCAACATCATGCTGGAAACCGGCGTCGACTGCATCCTGGGCGACGGCGACAAGGTGACCGGCGTGCGCCTGTCCGACGGCAGCGAGATCGATGCCGAGATGGTGATCGTGGGCATCGGCATCGTGCCGTGCATCGGCGCGCTGATCGTGGCGGGCGCGACCGGGGCCAATGGCGTGGACGTCGACGAATATTGCCGCACCTCGCTGGACGACATCTATGCCGTGGGCGACTGCGCGGCGCATGCCAATGATTATGCCGACGGGGCGGTGATTCGGCTGGAATCGGTGCAGAACGCGAACGACATGGCCAAGACCGCGGCGCTGGCGATCTGCGGGGACAAGCAGCCCTATCGCGCGACGCCCTGGTTCTGGTCGAACCAGTACGATCTGAAACTGCAGACGGTGGGCCTGTCGATGGGCTTCGACCAGTCCGTCGTGCGCGGCGATCCCGATAGCCGCAGCTTTTCGATCGTCTATCTGCGAGATGGCAAGGTCGTGGCGCTCGACTGCGTGAACAGGGTCAAGGATTACGTGCAGGGCAAGAAGCTGGTCGAACGCCACGCGGTGATCGATCCGGCCCTGCTGGCCGATACCGACGTGGCGCTCAAGGAAATGGCGGCAGGCTAA